In Thermodesulfobacteriota bacterium, the following are encoded in one genomic region:
- the ald gene encoding alanine dehydrogenase: protein MNIGIPKERKIQEYRVALTPDAVHVLAGRGHEVYVEKGAGAGSGIADAAYTEAGARIVATGKELFQKSELIVKVKEPLPSEYPLIKERHVIFSYLHLAAAPGLVTALKKTGCRAVAFETVELEDGSLPLLAPMSKVAGRLSVQVGVHFLQKSKGGKGVLLSGAAGVRSGRVTVIGGGVVGLAAVLSAVGLGAEVTVIDNKPEKLEFFYAEFGGNVRTLPSYPDVVSESLAASDLVVGAVLVTGLRAPKVITKEMIAGMEPGSVFVDVAIDQGGCSETSKPTTHDAPVYVRHGVTHYCVTNMPALVSRTSTYALSNAILPYVVLAADGGADDTPALRKGINIDAGELRIALS, encoded by the coding sequence ATGAATATAGGGATTCCGAAAGAGAGAAAGATCCAGGAGTACAGGGTGGCGCTTACGCCGGATGCCGTGCACGTGCTCGCGGGGCGGGGGCATGAAGTCTACGTCGAGAAGGGCGCGGGAGCGGGGAGCGGGATAGCGGACGCTGCATACACCGAAGCCGGCGCGCGTATAGTAGCCACCGGGAAGGAGCTCTTCCAAAAGTCCGAGCTGATAGTAAAAGTGAAAGAGCCGCTTCCCTCCGAATATCCGTTAATAAAAGAGCGCCACGTCATATTTTCCTACCTTCACCTCGCGGCCGCGCCGGGGCTCGTCACGGCGCTCAAGAAGACCGGGTGCCGCGCCGTCGCCTTCGAGACCGTCGAGCTCGAAGACGGGTCGCTCCCTCTCCTCGCCCCGATGAGCAAGGTCGCCGGGAGGCTTTCGGTGCAGGTCGGGGTGCATTTTCTCCAGAAATCGAAGGGAGGGAAGGGCGTGCTCCTCAGCGGCGCGGCGGGCGTCAGGAGCGGGAGGGTTACTGTCATAGGGGGCGGGGTCGTCGGGCTAGCGGCGGTTCTTTCCGCCGTCGGGCTCGGGGCCGAGGTCACCGTCATCGACAACAAGCCGGAGAAGCTCGAATTCTTCTACGCGGAGTTCGGCGGCAACGTCAGGACGCTGCCGTCTTACCCCGACGTCGTTTCCGAATCCCTTGCCGCGTCTGACCTCGTCGTCGGCGCGGTGCTCGTCACGGGCCTCAGGGCGCCGAAGGTTATAACGAAGGAAATGATCGCGGGGATGGAGCCGGGTAGCGTATTCGTAGACGTCGCGATAGACCAGGGCGGGTGCTCGGAGACGAGCAAACCGACGACACACGACGCACCCGTGTACGTGAGGCACGGTGTGACGCATTACTGCGTGACGAACATGCCGGCGCTCGTGTCGCGTACGTCCACGTACGCCCTTTCGAATGCCATACTGCCTTACGTCGTCCTCGCCGCGGACGGCGGGGCGGACGACACCCCCGCGCTCCGAAAGGGGATAAATATAGACGCCGGCGAGCTCAGGATCGCACTCTCCTGA
- a CDS encoding class I SAM-dependent methyltransferase, with amino-acid sequence MGWKTKAKIQNAVSILPQAFAYNIYYWIQRHYGSLRNVNPVIGLKAGIKTSEMIEASGRSVRDSSILEIGTGWRINTPIALWLLGAERIITVDLNPYLKPELVRDDLRYISRNEGEIRALFGDRMVEDRFSLLMDTAGRDPGQAELLELFHVEYMAPMDASRLDLPEKTVDYLTSYNVFEHIPPEVIASILVEGARVIRDDGLFVHRVDFSDHFAHHDKSIHFVNFLGYEDGEWDRIVHNHFMYMNRLRVDDMEELFRLAGLGIVSSYHYEHPGVVDLYKRGEIRLAEKYKHKSEHAVCTIDSWIIAEKPH; translated from the coding sequence ATGGGCTGGAAAACGAAAGCGAAGATTCAGAACGCCGTTTCTATATTGCCGCAGGCGTTCGCCTACAATATTTACTACTGGATTCAGCGTCATTACGGATCGCTCCGTAACGTGAACCCGGTTATCGGATTGAAGGCGGGTATAAAGACCAGCGAGATGATAGAGGCTTCGGGCAGAAGCGTCCGGGACAGCTCTATTCTCGAGATCGGGACGGGCTGGAGGATAAATACCCCGATCGCGCTCTGGCTGCTCGGCGCGGAGAGAATAATAACGGTCGATTTAAACCCATATCTAAAGCCCGAGCTCGTAAGGGACGACCTTAGATACATAAGCCGGAACGAGGGTGAGATAAGGGCGCTGTTCGGGGACCGGATGGTCGAGGACAGGTTCTCGCTCCTCATGGACACGGCCGGCAGGGACCCGGGCCAGGCCGAGCTGCTCGAACTGTTCCACGTCGAGTACATGGCCCCGATGGACGCTTCGAGGCTCGATCTGCCCGAAAAGACGGTCGATTATCTCACATCGTATAACGTGTTCGAGCATATACCACCCGAAGTTATAGCCTCGATACTCGTCGAGGGCGCAAGGGTTATTCGCGACGACGGCCTGTTCGTTCACAGGGTGGATTTCTCGGACCATTTCGCGCACCACGATAAATCGATTCATTTCGTCAACTTCCTCGGCTACGAGGACGGCGAGTGGGACAGGATCGTTCACAACCATTTCATGTACATGAACAGGCTCCGCGTGGACGACATGGAGGAATTGTTCCGGCTGGCGGGACTGGGCATCGTGTCATCGTACCATTACGAGCATCCCGGCGTTGTGGACCTGTATAAGCGCGGCGAGATCAGGCTGGCCGAAAAATACAAGCACAAATCGGAGCATGCCGTGTGTACGATCGACAGCTGGATCATAGCGGAGAAGCCGCACTGA